Proteins encoded together in one Pseudoalteromonas xiamenensis window:
- a CDS encoding NADH:ubiquinone reductase (Na(+)-transporting) subunit D, whose protein sequence is MANAKDVKQVLFGPVLANNPIALQVLGICSALAVTSKMEKALIMSIALTLVTAFSSLFISMLRNHIPSSVRIIVQMTIIASLVIVVDQALQAFVYSTAKELSVFVGLIITNCIVMGRAEAYAMKSPPMMSFLDGIGNGLGYSAMLMTVAFVRELGGSGSLFGVQIMPLISEGGWYQPMGLLILPPSSFFIIGLIIWALRTYKKDQVEAKA, encoded by the coding sequence ATGGCTAATGCAAAAGACGTAAAACAGGTTCTATTTGGCCCTGTACTAGCAAATAACCCGATTGCACTTCAAGTACTGGGTATTTGTTCTGCGCTAGCGGTAACATCAAAAATGGAAAAGGCGTTAATCATGTCAATCGCATTGACATTGGTTACGGCATTTTCAAGCTTGTTTATCTCAATGCTACGCAATCACATCCCATCGAGCGTTCGTATCATCGTTCAGATGACGATTATCGCTTCGTTGGTAATCGTTGTTGACCAAGCGCTTCAAGCGTTTGTTTATTCAACAGCAAAAGAACTCTCGGTATTCGTTGGTCTAATCATTACCAACTGTATCGTAATGGGTCGTGCAGAAGCTTATGCAATGAAGTCGCCTCCAATGATGTCATTCCTTGATGGTATCGGTAATGGTTTAGGCTACTCAGCGATGCTAATGACCGTTGCTTTCGTTCGTGAATTAGGCGGCTCAGGTTCATTGTTTGGTGTGCAAATTATGCCACTTATCTCTGAGGGTGGTTGGTATCAACCAATGGGTCTATTGATCCTTCCTCCGAGCTCGTTCTTCATTATTGGTCTTATTATTTGGGCGCTACGCACTTATAAGAAAGATCAAGTAGAAGCGAAGGCGTAA
- the nqrE gene encoding NADH:ubiquinone reductase (Na(+)-transporting) subunit E translates to MEHYISLFVKAVFIENLALSFFLGMCTFLAVSKKVTTALGLGIAVVAVLGISVPVNNLVYHAILAPGSLEWLGFPEADLSFLKFLTFIGVIAALVQILEMALDKYFPALYNALGIFLPLITVNCAIFGAVSFMVERNYNFGESVVYGIGAGVGWALAIVLLAGIREKMKYADVPDGLRGLGITFITVGLMGLGFMSFSGISL, encoded by the coding sequence ATGGAACATTACATTAGCTTATTCGTAAAAGCGGTTTTCATTGAAAACTTAGCATTATCATTCTTCCTAGGTATGTGTACATTCTTAGCTGTGTCTAAGAAAGTAACTACTGCTCTTGGTCTTGGTATTGCGGTAGTTGCGGTACTCGGTATTTCAGTACCTGTAAACAACTTGGTTTACCACGCTATCTTAGCGCCAGGCTCACTTGAGTGGCTAGGTTTCCCAGAAGCTGACCTGAGCTTCTTGAAATTCCTAACCTTTATCGGTGTTATCGCCGCTCTAGTACAAATTCTAGAGATGGCTTTAGACAAATACTTCCCAGCGCTTTATAACGCGTTAGGTATTTTCCTTCCGCTAATCACAGTAAACTGTGCGATTTTCGGTGCGGTTTCGTTCATGGTTGAACGTAACTATAACTTCGGTGAGTCGGTTGTTTACGGTATTGGTGCTGGTGTTGGTTGGGCGCTTGCTATTGTATTGCTAGCAGGTATCCGTGAGAAGATGAAGTACGCAGACGTGCCAGATGGTCTTCGTGGTTTAGGTATTACCTTTATCACTGTAGGTCTAATGGGTCTTGGCTTCATGTCTTTCTCTGGTATTTCACTGTAA
- the nqrF gene encoding NADH:ubiquinone reductase (Na(+)-transporting) subunit F encodes MLEVYLGVGIFIAIVVMLVLIIIAAKSKLVAEGDVTIGINGDAEKAIKIPAGGKLLGALANSGIFVSSACGGGGSCGQCRVHVHSGGGDILPTELDHISKGEAREGCRLACQVNVKSDMEIELEESIFGVKKWECTVISNDNKATFIKELKLGIPDGEIVPFRAGGYIQIEAPAHHVKYADYDIPEQYRGDWERFGFFKLESKVDEPTIRAYSMANYPEEFGIIMLNVRIATPPPNNLTLPCGKMSSYIWSLKPGDKVTISGPFGEFFAKDTDAEMVFVGGGAGMAPMRSHIFDQLKRLNSKRKMSFWYGARSKREMFYVEDFDGLAAENDNFVWHVALSDPQPEDNWEGYTGFIHNVLFENYLRDHEAPEDCEFYMCGPPMMNAAVINMLKELGVEDENILLDDFGG; translated from the coding sequence ATGCTAGAGGTTTATTTAGGCGTAGGTATTTTCATTGCTATCGTAGTAATGCTAGTGCTTATCATCATTGCAGCGAAGTCTAAACTTGTTGCTGAAGGTGATGTGACTATCGGTATCAATGGTGATGCTGAAAAAGCAATCAAGATCCCAGCTGGTGGCAAGTTGCTTGGTGCACTTGCTAACTCAGGTATCTTCGTATCATCGGCGTGTGGTGGCGGTGGCTCATGTGGTCAATGTCGTGTACACGTTCATTCAGGTGGTGGTGACATTCTTCCAACTGAGCTTGACCACATTTCTAAGGGTGAAGCTCGTGAAGGCTGTCGTCTAGCGTGTCAGGTAAACGTTAAATCTGACATGGAAATCGAACTTGAAGAGTCAATCTTCGGTGTTAAAAAGTGGGAATGTACTGTTATCTCTAATGATAACAAAGCGACGTTCATCAAAGAACTTAAGCTTGGTATTCCGGATGGTGAAATCGTTCCGTTCCGTGCAGGTGGCTACATCCAGATTGAAGCGCCAGCACACCATGTTAAATACGCGGATTACGATATTCCAGAACAATACCGTGGTGACTGGGAACGTTTTGGTTTCTTCAAGCTTGAATCAAAAGTTGATGAGCCAACGATCCGTGCTTACTCAATGGCTAACTACCCAGAAGAGTTTGGCATTATCATGCTTAACGTTCGTATCGCGACTCCGCCACCGAACAACTTAACTTTACCATGTGGTAAAATGTCATCTTACATCTGGTCACTTAAGCCAGGAGATAAGGTAACAATTTCAGGTCCATTCGGTGAATTCTTCGCGAAAGACACGGATGCAGAAATGGTATTCGTTGGTGGCGGTGCTGGTATGGCGCCAATGCGTTCACACATTTTCGACCAATTGAAGCGTCTTAACTCTAAACGTAAGATGTCATTCTGGTACGGTGCTCGTTCTAAACGTGAAATGTTCTACGTGGAAGATTTCGATGGCTTAGCGGCTGAGAACGATAACTTCGTATGGCACGTAGCCCTTTCAGATCCTCAACCAGAGGACAACTGGGAAGGTTACACAGGCTTCATTCACAACGTTCTGTTTGAGAACTACTTGAGAGATCATGAAGCGCCAGAAGATTGTGAGTTCTACATGTGTGGACCTCCGATGATGAATGCTGCGGTAATCAACATGTTGAAAGAATTAGGTGTTGAAGACGAAAACATCCTATTGGATGACTTCGGTGGCTAA
- a CDS encoding FAD:protein FMN transferase encodes MTEYRLVKNLALGLFVSGFLSACSPANEERMLEMHGKTMGTTYSIKVFPGNVNIEQNALQAEIDAELVAVNQSMSTYIPDSEINTFNALEAGVVMPISEDFRRVVAESIRLGKSTQTLDVTMGPLIDLWGFGPDKRPTIRPSQTQLEEMVSRIGVDKLVLTEEGLEKTTNGLRLSFSATAKGYGIDKVAELIEKHNIHNYMIEIGGELRVAGTKADGEPWRIAIEQPDAPMGQRQVHRVLEPGTNGIATSGDYRIFYEMDGEIYTHLIDPVTGMPIKHDLVSVTVLHPSAMTADGLATALTVMGMDKAQAYAEEHHLPVYLMSKTPSGIQTWSSTAFKPYL; translated from the coding sequence ATGACTGAATACCGCTTGGTAAAAAACCTCGCATTAGGCCTATTCGTATCTGGTTTTTTGTCGGCTTGTAGCCCAGCAAATGAAGAACGGATGCTGGAAATGCATGGCAAAACAATGGGCACTACGTACAGCATTAAAGTGTTTCCCGGAAATGTGAACATCGAACAAAATGCTTTGCAGGCTGAGATTGATGCTGAACTTGTTGCCGTGAATCAATCAATGTCGACCTACATCCCCGATTCAGAGATAAACACCTTTAATGCCCTTGAAGCTGGCGTTGTAATGCCAATTAGCGAGGATTTTCGCCGTGTTGTGGCCGAATCGATCCGTTTGGGCAAATCGACACAAACACTCGATGTGACTATGGGCCCATTAATCGATTTGTGGGGATTTGGACCAGATAAACGCCCAACTATTCGTCCAAGCCAAACTCAATTGGAGGAGATGGTCTCGCGTATTGGTGTTGATAAGTTGGTTCTGACTGAAGAAGGTTTGGAAAAGACAACGAATGGATTACGTTTATCGTTCTCTGCAACAGCTAAGGGTTATGGTATCGACAAAGTGGCTGAGCTAATTGAAAAGCATAATATTCATAATTACATGATTGAGATCGGCGGTGAACTTCGTGTCGCTGGGACAAAGGCAGATGGTGAACCATGGCGAATTGCGATTGAGCAACCTGATGCACCTATGGGGCAGCGTCAAGTACATCGTGTGTTAGAACCGGGTACCAACGGTATCGCAACTTCGGGTGATTACCGTATTTTCTACGAAATGGATGGCGAGATTTATACGCATTTAATCGACCCCGTAACAGGTATGCCTATCAAGCATGATCTCGTTTCTGTCACAGTTCTACATCCTTCGGCAATGACCGCTGATGGTCTCGCAACAGCGTTGACGGTAATGGGGATGGATAAAGCACAAGCTTACGCAGAAGAGCATCATTTACCGGTTTATCTTATGAGTAAAACACCAAGTGGTATTCAAACTTGGTCTAGTACAGCCTTTAAACCATATTTGTGA
- the nqrM gene encoding (Na+)-NQR maturation NqrM: MSLILLTFGLLILIVLAMAVGVLVQKKSMASSCGGLGSMGIDKVCDCDDPCDKRKKRLAREQVWKDNQIL, encoded by the coding sequence ATGTCGTTGATTCTTCTTACTTTTGGTTTATTAATTCTAATTGTACTCGCTATGGCAGTCGGTGTTCTGGTTCAGAAAAAGTCGATGGCAAGCAGCTGTGGTGGTTTAGGTTCAATGGGTATTGATAAAGTGTGCGATTGCGATGACCCATGTGATAAACGCAAAAAGCGCTTAGCGAGAGAGCAAGTTTGGAAAGACAACCAAATTCTGTGA
- a CDS encoding histidine phosphatase family protein yields the protein MKLHFIRHAQPTTKGVLLGRTDAHLQYPVALSRYAKSLIGSRFDTIYVSPLERTQQTLDALNVSGDVVLDSAIVECDFGHWDGKTYEWLWRHAAQIGQFWSDPWSVTPPDGETMTDFATRCHGFLKRLLNTSKAEENVLVISHAGVLKFVYFHVLGIEEPSGTQLAAIEFNYLTGFSLDVFIDDQGVRWPKVVF from the coding sequence ATGAAATTGCATTTTATTCGCCATGCGCAACCTACAACAAAAGGTGTGCTATTAGGGCGAACTGACGCTCACCTGCAGTACCCTGTGGCATTGAGCCGCTATGCCAAATCCCTGATAGGAAGCCGGTTCGACACAATTTATGTTTCGCCTTTGGAGCGTACTCAGCAAACGTTGGATGCGCTCAATGTATCTGGTGATGTGGTGCTCGACAGTGCGATTGTTGAATGTGATTTTGGTCATTGGGATGGGAAAACATACGAATGGCTTTGGAGGCACGCCGCCCAGATTGGACAATTTTGGTCTGATCCTTGGTCTGTAACGCCGCCTGACGGCGAAACGATGACAGACTTTGCGACACGCTGTCATGGATTTTTAAAACGACTTTTGAATACGAGCAAGGCCGAGGAAAACGTGCTGGTAATTAGTCATGCAGGCGTTTTAAAGTTCGTTTATTTTCATGTGCTTGGAATTGAAGAACCCTCAGGGACACAGCTGGCAGCGATTGAATTTAATTACTTAACTGGATTTAGTCTAGACGTGTTTATTGACGATCAAGGTGTACGTTGGCCAAAAGTTGTATTTTAG
- a CDS encoding ABC transporter ATP-binding protein — translation MANLACSDTLIQIDHLCVEKGNKSLINDVSFSISRGEFVGLIGPNGAGKSTLLRCLYRYFQPSSGNLLFQGKPIEVVSLKQYAKQVAVVLQEVGNDFNLAVVDVILMGLTPHKPLFSNYTSDDRAKVMQSLNAVGLALKASQSYSSLSGGERQRVMIAKAMVQQPELLIMDEPTSHLDVKYQIQIMELAKAMNVTVIASFHDLNLAGALCERILVLKSGELIANGCPIDVLTNELLSAVFGVCAEVDILHSGSKAIPHIRYHYGYI, via the coding sequence ATGGCAAATTTAGCTTGTTCAGACACGCTCATTCAGATTGATCATCTTTGCGTCGAAAAAGGGAATAAGTCCCTTATCAACGACGTCTCTTTTTCTATTTCTCGCGGAGAGTTTGTTGGATTGATTGGCCCTAACGGTGCTGGTAAATCGACGCTATTGCGTTGCTTATATCGTTATTTCCAACCATCGTCGGGTAATTTGCTGTTCCAAGGGAAACCGATTGAAGTGGTGTCTCTAAAGCAGTACGCGAAGCAAGTTGCTGTCGTTCTACAGGAAGTCGGAAATGACTTTAATCTCGCCGTTGTCGATGTCATTTTAATGGGGTTAACACCGCATAAACCGCTTTTTTCAAACTATACCTCTGATGATAGAGCGAAGGTCATGCAGTCACTGAATGCGGTTGGTTTGGCTCTCAAGGCCTCACAGTCCTATTCCAGTTTATCAGGAGGAGAGCGACAGCGAGTGATGATAGCCAAAGCGATGGTCCAGCAGCCTGAGTTACTGATAATGGACGAGCCAACAAGTCACTTGGACGTTAAATATCAGATTCAAATTATGGAGCTCGCAAAGGCAATGAACGTCACCGTGATAGCCTCATTCCACGACTTAAACCTTGCCGGTGCGCTTTGTGAGCGTATTTTGGTGCTTAAATCAGGCGAGTTAATTGCTAACGGTTGTCCCATTGATGTATTGACAAATGAACTTCTAAGCGCAGTTTTTGGCGTCTGTGCAGAGGTCGATATTCTTCACTCCGGTTCAAAAGCCATTCCTCATATTCGTTATCACTATGGGTATATTTGA
- a CDS encoding FecCD family ABC transporter permease, with protein MPNNAMKQSLVVSILFLAVLGSFMTSMMLGAVTVSLADVLQALINAEPSNLMQKIVIELRLPRAILAFTAGAGLSLAGVILQTVTRNPLADPYLFGISSGASFGVVLLFSLTGIQAGLVIAGAAFLGSTLAVSLLIALALSVRSSQVEVLLLAGVALSFLFSALTSLLLYWTDPEAISAILFWNLGSFGRADWQWLWLPVTVVLSACAILLLYRRSLNALLLGDESATTVGVNAGRLRVAMLLISSLITAVLVASCGGVGFVGLMIPHIVRFFISQAKVSGLLATFLTGGLFMLWVDIVARSLLDNQELPVGVITASIGSLFFLILLLLRSRTRAL; from the coding sequence ATGCCGAATAATGCGATGAAACAAAGTTTGGTCGTGAGCATCTTGTTCTTGGCGGTGCTTGGCAGTTTTATGACATCGATGATGTTAGGGGCGGTAACGGTGTCGTTGGCTGATGTATTACAGGCGTTGATTAACGCTGAGCCAAGTAATTTAATGCAAAAAATTGTGATTGAGCTCAGACTTCCTCGGGCCATTTTAGCGTTTACCGCGGGAGCTGGACTTTCTCTGGCGGGAGTCATACTGCAAACCGTTACTCGAAATCCACTTGCTGACCCCTATCTGTTTGGTATTTCTTCAGGCGCCTCGTTTGGGGTGGTCTTGCTCTTTTCACTTACAGGCATTCAAGCTGGATTGGTCATTGCGGGAGCGGCCTTTTTAGGTAGTACGCTGGCGGTCAGTTTGTTGATAGCACTGGCATTAAGCGTGAGAAGTTCCCAAGTTGAAGTGTTGCTACTAGCGGGAGTCGCATTGTCCTTCTTATTCAGTGCGCTCACGAGTCTATTGCTGTATTGGACTGATCCAGAAGCCATCAGTGCGATTCTTTTTTGGAACTTAGGTAGCTTTGGTCGAGCCGATTGGCAGTGGTTATGGTTGCCAGTTACGGTAGTGCTGAGTGCGTGTGCCATTTTGCTGCTTTATCGTCGTTCATTGAATGCATTGCTACTCGGTGATGAATCAGCTACTACGGTTGGTGTAAATGCGGGTCGACTGCGTGTGGCGATGTTATTAATCAGCTCACTGATTACCGCAGTGCTTGTAGCAAGTTGCGGAGGTGTTGGTTTTGTCGGTTTGATGATCCCACACATTGTGCGATTTTTTATTTCGCAAGCCAAAGTGTCGGGTCTACTCGCGACGTTTTTAACGGGTGGTTTGTTTATGCTCTGGGTCGACATTGTCGCGCGTTCACTTCTGGACAATCAGGAGCTACCTGTTGGCGTCATCACCGCTTCCATTGGCAGTTTATTCTTCCTTATCCTTTTGCTGCTCCGCAGCCGGACTCGCGCTTTATGA
- the cobT gene encoding nicotinate-nucleotide--dimethylbenzimidazole phosphoribosyltransferase — MTLNTLFDIPPLNTKLKRVCQARIDNKTKPLGALGLLEPLALQLALILTRSEYNQIELGKPQMLIFAGDHGIAAEGVSIAPSEVTGQMVANFANGGAAINALCQTLGWQLSVVDCGILVKPESELNVISQRLGTSTNAFHRAPAMDRETLDRGFDLANALINNMLEKGTKVFAFGEMGIGNTTSASAIFSAISLLSPKETVGKGTGVSEEIVTKKQKLIAEALSLHHEQLNTSIGVLQHLGGYEIVQMVASMLTVAKAQKVVVVDGFIATAAALIATKLAPNAKDYMIFAHCSGEQGHKKMLEYLGVTPLLNIGLRLGEGTGAALALPLLQSAAAFYNDMASFSDANVTEVNG; from the coding sequence ATGACATTGAATACACTTTTTGATATCCCGCCACTTAACACAAAGCTTAAACGGGTGTGCCAGGCTCGGATCGACAATAAAACCAAACCGTTAGGCGCTCTTGGACTGCTCGAACCGTTGGCTTTGCAGTTAGCACTTATTTTAACGCGTTCTGAGTACAATCAAATCGAACTTGGTAAACCGCAAATGCTTATCTTTGCGGGGGATCATGGTATCGCGGCCGAAGGAGTGTCGATTGCACCAAGTGAAGTAACGGGTCAAATGGTCGCTAACTTTGCAAACGGTGGTGCGGCAATCAACGCATTGTGCCAAACCTTAGGCTGGCAACTCAGCGTTGTGGATTGCGGTATATTGGTAAAGCCAGAGTCTGAACTAAATGTAATTTCTCAACGTTTAGGTACTTCAACAAATGCTTTTCATCGTGCGCCTGCCATGGATCGCGAGACGCTTGATCGTGGTTTTGACTTGGCCAACGCTCTTATCAATAACATGCTTGAGAAAGGGACGAAGGTCTTTGCGTTTGGTGAAATGGGCATCGGCAACACGACATCTGCTTCGGCAATATTTTCCGCGATATCGTTGCTTTCACCTAAAGAAACGGTCGGTAAGGGGACTGGTGTAAGCGAAGAGATTGTAACGAAAAAGCAAAAGCTCATTGCAGAAGCGTTATCGCTTCATCACGAGCAGCTAAATACGTCGATAGGTGTACTACAGCATCTCGGAGGCTATGAAATTGTGCAAATGGTGGCGAGTATGTTGACTGTTGCAAAAGCACAAAAGGTTGTCGTGGTAGATGGCTTTATCGCCACAGCAGCGGCATTAATAGCGACTAAACTAGCGCCGAACGCAAAGGATTACATGATTTTTGCCCACTGCTCTGGCGAACAAGGGCATAAAAAAATGCTGGAATATTTAGGGGTAACGCCGTTGCTGAATATAGGGCTACGGCTGGGTGAAGGCACTGGGGCCGCACTTGCATTGCCTTTGCTACAAAGTGCTGCCGCCTTTTACAACGATATGGCGAGTTTTTCCGATGCGAATGTCACAGAGGTGAATGGATGA
- the cobS gene encoding adenosylcobinamide-GDP ribazoletransferase: protein MNLNGLQFKLALVFLTRLPIKIQQEVEEESINLASGYFALVGLIIALMLSVAYLVVGLIFPAELAILLLLAFSLLLTGAFHEDGFADVWDGFGGGWTQNQKLEIMKDSRLGTYGASALVILLLSKYISLYILAFGAWQVVTALVLGHVLSRAFATAVIGQLPYVQADAESKVKPVAKHLNPESAQLLWLTSAAVLLLTWMLTPLSFYGLCGLCVVLFAVQSLCKQWFKAQLQGYTGDCLGAAQQCLELTVYFYLVAILA, encoded by the coding sequence ATGAACCTGAATGGGTTGCAATTTAAATTAGCCTTAGTGTTTTTAACGCGCTTACCGATAAAGATTCAACAGGAGGTGGAAGAAGAATCCATTAATCTTGCGTCGGGCTACTTCGCGTTGGTTGGCCTGATTATCGCGCTGATGCTCAGTGTGGCATATCTTGTTGTTGGACTTATTTTTCCCGCTGAACTCGCTATTTTACTTCTCTTGGCTTTCTCGTTGTTGCTTACGGGGGCATTTCATGAAGATGGCTTTGCAGATGTCTGGGACGGATTTGGCGGTGGCTGGACGCAAAATCAGAAGCTAGAGATTATGAAAGACAGTAGGCTTGGTACCTACGGCGCATCTGCGTTAGTGATTTTATTACTATCAAAATACATCAGCTTGTATATCTTAGCATTTGGTGCCTGGCAAGTCGTTACAGCCCTCGTGCTTGGGCATGTGTTGAGTCGCGCATTTGCAACAGCCGTGATTGGGCAATTGCCCTACGTACAGGCTGATGCCGAATCGAAAGTAAAACCGGTTGCTAAACACTTAAACCCTGAAAGCGCGCAGTTATTGTGGCTCACAAGTGCTGCCGTGTTGCTGTTAACTTGGATGTTGACCCCGTTGAGTTTTTATGGACTTTGCGGTTTGTGTGTGGTTCTTTTTGCGGTGCAAAGCCTATGTAAACAGTGGTTCAAAGCACAGCTTCAAGGCTATACGGGAGATTGTTTGGGCGCAGCTCAGCAATGCTTGGAGCTAACCGTATACTTCTATTTGGTGGCTATATTGGCATGA
- the cobU gene encoding bifunctional adenosylcobinamide kinase/adenosylcobinamide-phosphate guanylyltransferase produces the protein MSIELFLGGARSGKSRLAEERALQIFAKHLECRLTYVATATANDEEMQARIKQHQAQRDGRWMVVEEPFELTQTLSRFTEKDVVLVDCLTLWLTNWLCDRGLEAYLVERSKLLAILAQSRAHILMVSNEVGHGIVPMGVLSRQFVDESGRLHQMLAQVASRVDFIIAGLPLTMKPS, from the coding sequence ATGAGTATCGAACTTTTTTTAGGTGGCGCTCGCTCCGGCAAAAGCCGATTAGCCGAAGAGCGTGCGTTGCAAATATTTGCGAAACATCTAGAGTGCAGATTGACCTATGTTGCTACCGCAACGGCGAACGATGAAGAGATGCAGGCGCGGATCAAGCAGCATCAAGCCCAACGCGATGGTCGTTGGATGGTTGTGGAAGAACCGTTTGAGTTAACTCAAACGCTGAGCCGCTTCACTGAAAAGGATGTGGTTTTGGTAGATTGTCTCACCCTTTGGTTAACAAATTGGCTATGCGACAGAGGACTAGAAGCTTATTTGGTTGAACGTTCAAAATTACTCGCCATATTGGCACAAAGCCGCGCGCACATTTTAATGGTCAGCAACGAAGTAGGCCATGGCATTGTGCCCATGGGGGTATTAAGTCGTCAGTTTGTTGATGAATCAGGTCGATTGCATCAGATGCTTGCCCAAGTGGCGTCACGTGTTGATTTTATTATTGCGGGATTACCGCTCACGATGAAACCGAGTTAG
- a CDS encoding cobyric acid synthase, whose amino-acid sequence MKTLMVQGTTSDAGKSTLVAGLCRVLARRGVKVAPFKPQNMALNSAVTPDGGEIGRAQALQAIAAQQPLSTDFNPILLKPNSDTGAQVIVHGKALSNMEAASYHDYKKVAMQAVLDSYNRLGQQYQWCLVEGAGSPAEINLRENDIANMGFACEVDAPVIIIADIDKGGVFAHLVGTLALLSEQEQALVKGFVINRFRGDIGLLQGGLDWLEAYTNKPVLGVLPYLHDLALDAEDALNIDNRVNAAKLIVAVLVFPHISNHTDFDSLRLNPDVDLRYVRHTESIGEVDLIILPGSKNVSSDLVFMQNERWPAEIRRHLRYGGKVLGICGGLQMLGHEINDPDGVESQVVRTEGLKLVDFVTQLLPLKVLTQAKGRCLLNDKEVVIEGYEIHCGRTEGRALTKPFLRFENHPEGFQTDGFISDDNQLAGTYLHGLFDSQEACNEILRWASGGDWQGQSFNLAEHRETQLDRLADICEQYLDLETLFSQAASKEDKHE is encoded by the coding sequence TTGAAAACGTTAATGGTACAAGGTACGACTTCTGACGCAGGTAAAAGCACGTTAGTCGCAGGTCTTTGTCGAGTGCTTGCTCGGCGTGGCGTTAAAGTCGCCCCTTTTAAACCACAAAATATGGCCCTGAATAGCGCGGTAACGCCTGATGGTGGTGAAATTGGTAGAGCACAGGCATTACAAGCCATCGCCGCACAACAGCCGTTGTCGACGGATTTCAATCCCATTCTGCTGAAACCGAATAGTGACACAGGGGCGCAAGTTATCGTCCATGGCAAAGCGCTGTCGAATATGGAAGCGGCGAGTTATCACGACTATAAAAAAGTCGCCATGCAAGCCGTATTAGATTCCTATAACAGGCTTGGGCAGCAATATCAGTGGTGTCTTGTTGAAGGGGCCGGTAGCCCTGCGGAAATCAATTTACGTGAAAATGACATTGCCAACATGGGGTTTGCTTGCGAAGTGGATGCTCCGGTGATCATCATTGCGGATATTGACAAAGGAGGGGTCTTTGCGCATTTAGTCGGCACATTGGCACTGCTGTCTGAACAAGAGCAGGCGCTTGTTAAAGGTTTTGTGATCAATCGTTTTCGCGGTGATATTGGATTACTTCAGGGAGGGCTAGATTGGCTAGAGGCATATACGAACAAGCCTGTACTCGGTGTGTTGCCTTATCTCCATGATTTAGCTTTGGACGCTGAGGACGCACTCAATATCGACAATCGCGTAAATGCAGCAAAGCTCATCGTAGCAGTACTTGTGTTCCCCCATATTAGTAACCATACCGACTTTGATAGTTTAAGGTTAAACCCTGATGTGGATTTACGTTATGTACGCCACACCGAATCCATTGGTGAAGTAGACTTAATTATTTTGCCTGGTAGTAAGAATGTCTCTAGCGATTTGGTGTTTATGCAAAATGAACGCTGGCCAGCCGAGATTCGACGTCACCTACGTTACGGTGGCAAAGTGTTGGGAATTTGCGGTGGCCTACAAATGTTGGGGCATGAGATCAATGATCCAGACGGCGTAGAATCACAGGTTGTACGTACAGAAGGCTTGAAATTGGTCGATTTTGTCACACAACTTTTACCTCTAAAAGTGCTGACTCAGGCAAAAGGTCGCTGTTTACTTAACGATAAGGAAGTGGTGATTGAAGGGTATGAAATTCACTGTGGGCGCACCGAAGGGCGCGCTTTAACAAAGCCCTTTTTACGTTTTGAAAATCATCCTGAGGGGTTTCAAACAGACGGTTTTATTTCTGATGATAACCAGTTGGCGGGGACTTACTTACATGGTCTGTTCGATAGTCAAGAAGCGTGTAATGAGATCCTTCGTTGGGCGAGCGGTGGAGATTGGCAAGGTCAATCATTTAATTTAGCAGAGCATCGAGAAACGCAATTGGATCGCTTAGCAGACATTTGTGAACAGTATTTGGATTTAGAGACATTATTCTCGCAAGCGGCGAGCAAAGAGGACAAACATGAGTGA